In Pseudomonadota bacterium, the following are encoded in one genomic region:
- a CDS encoding alpha/beta hydrolase translates to MGTRRLKLGQYNFQITEEGAGDPVLLLHGFPDSARLWRHQIPTLVAAGFRVIAPDQRGFGESDKPQEVEAYALREVIGDAIALLDELGLERVKLVSHDWGAAVGWGLAAFHPERIVKHVALSVGHLSALWNAGLAQRRLAWYMLLFMRRGLAEEILTRDNWLWFRDLFQHHSEMESWIRDLSRPGALTAGLNWYRANVDVETWKPEGWVLPRTPVPTLGVWSSGDAYLTEVQMATSGQYVDGPWQYLRVEGASHWLTLDRPDHLAKVLVDYLR, encoded by the coding sequence ATGGGCACGCGCAGATTGAAACTCGGGCAATACAACTTCCAGATCACCGAGGAGGGCGCGGGCGATCCGGTGTTGCTGCTGCACGGCTTCCCCGATTCGGCACGCCTGTGGCGCCACCAGATCCCGACGCTGGTGGCGGCAGGCTTTCGCGTCATCGCGCCGGACCAACGCGGCTTCGGCGAATCGGACAAGCCGCAGGAAGTCGAAGCCTATGCGCTGCGCGAAGTGATCGGCGACGCCATCGCGCTGCTCGATGAACTCGGTCTCGAACGCGTGAAACTGGTCAGCCATGACTGGGGCGCGGCGGTCGGCTGGGGACTCGCGGCCTTTCATCCCGAGCGCATCGTCAAGCACGTGGCGCTGTCCGTCGGCCACCTGTCGGCGCTATGGAACGCCGGCCTCGCGCAGCGGCGCCTCGCCTGGTACATGCTGTTGTTCATGCGCCGCGGCCTGGCCGAAGAGATCCTGACGCGCGACAACTGGCTGTGGTTTCGCGACCTGTTCCAGCATCACAGCGAAATGGAAAGCTGGATCCGCGACCTCTCGCGTCCCGGCGCGCTGACCGCCGGCCTCAACTGGTATCGCGCCAATGTCGACGTCGAGACCTGGAAGCCCGAAGGCTGGGTATTGCCGCGCACGCCGGTGCCGACGCTCGGCGTGTGGAGCAGTGGCGACGCCTACCTGACCGAAGTGCAGATGGCGACCTCGGGCCAGTACGTCGACGGCCCCTGGCAGTACCTCAGGGTGGAAGGCGCGAGCCACTGGCTGACGCTCGACCGCCCGGACCACCTTGCCAAGGTGCTGGTGGACTACCTGCGCTAG
- a CDS encoding heme-binding protein has translation MANKLGLKEARMIVDTMLSEAEKRGIKFAGAVVDAGGDLIHLARMDGATALNARMAYNKAYTATKWQMDTRVLKTRLFDMSLGDERREITWFCDPLYTPVWGGIVLRNADGVMLGALGESGGTYQQDEEIGQIAAKAFNDL, from the coding sequence ATGGCCAACAAACTCGGATTGAAAGAAGCGCGCATGATCGTCGACACCATGCTCAGCGAAGCGGAAAAACGCGGCATCAAGTTTGCCGGCGCGGTGGTCGATGCCGGCGGCGATCTCATCCATCTCGCGCGCATGGACGGCGCCACCGCGCTCAACGCGCGCATGGCCTACAACAAGGCCTATACCGCCACCAAGTGGCAGATGGATACGCGCGTGCTGAAGACGCGCTTGTTCGACATGTCGCTCGGTGACGAGCGCCGCGAGATCACCTGGTTCTGCGATCCGCTGTACACGCCGGTGTGGGGCGGCATCGTGCTGCGCAACGCCGACGGCGTGATGCTGGGTGCGCTCGGTGAAAGCGGTGGCACCTACCAGCAGGACGAGGAGATCGGGCAGATTGCGGCCAAGGCCTTCAACGATCTGTAG
- a CDS encoding LLM class flavin-dependent oxidoreductase yields MDFGFVFMGDVHIHKDVKYAEDHGFSHAWLYDTQMLGSEVYATMALCADRTSKIKIGPGVTNPASRIAPLSACGMATINELAPGRAIMGIGTGNTTRRTMGMPAAKVAELEEHVRICRDLFDGKITDYSEGERHRKIKFLNPNLGYINIKDRIPIYISASGPKVAQLAGKCADGVILFGAVHPDLVKWMVGEVRKGAEAAGRDPDKVYVVSMTAFYMTDSNEQIETRAVREAVGPMVASSSNIFALSCHKDPNALPGSLRDDLMGFTDVYREPNAPIETRHLKLYEGYLQHLKDEHEALMTKKIIQATTLTGTKAEVLGMIEAMRDAGVHQVAIQPIRPSREVVDQISKEIMPVFK; encoded by the coding sequence ATGGATTTCGGATTTGTATTCATGGGTGACGTGCACATCCACAAGGACGTCAAGTACGCCGAGGATCATGGCTTTTCCCACGCGTGGCTGTACGACACGCAGATGCTCGGCAGCGAGGTCTACGCGACCATGGCGCTGTGCGCCGACCGCACCAGCAAGATCAAGATTGGCCCGGGCGTGACCAACCCCGCTTCGCGTATCGCGCCGCTGTCCGCCTGCGGCATGGCCACCATCAACGAACTCGCGCCCGGCCGCGCCATCATGGGCATCGGCACCGGCAATACCACGCGCCGCACCATGGGCATGCCGGCCGCCAAGGTCGCCGAACTCGAGGAACATGTACGCATCTGCCGTGACCTGTTCGACGGCAAGATCACCGACTACAGCGAGGGCGAGCGTCATCGCAAGATCAAGTTCCTGAATCCCAATCTCGGCTACATCAACATCAAGGACCGCATCCCGATCTACATCTCGGCCAGCGGCCCCAAGGTCGCGCAGCTCGCCGGCAAGTGCGCCGACGGCGTGATCCTGTTCGGCGCGGTGCATCCGGACCTGGTGAAATGGATGGTGGGTGAAGTGCGCAAGGGCGCCGAGGCCGCCGGTCGCGATCCGGACAAGGTCTACGTGGTGTCGATGACCGCGTTCTACATGACCGACTCCAACGAGCAGATCGAGACCCGCGCGGTGCGCGAGGCGGTCGGCCCGATGGTGGCGTCCAGCAGCAATATCTTCGCCCTGTCCTGCCACAAGGATCCGAATGCCCTGCCGGGTTCGCTGCGCGATGACCTGATGGGCTTCACCGACGTCTATCGCGAGCCGAATGCGCCGATTGAAACCCGTCACCTGAAGCTCTACGAAGGGTATTTGCAGCACTTGAAGGACGAGCACGAAGCGCTGATGACCAAGAAGATCATCCAGGCCACCACCCTGACCGGCACCAAGGCCGAGGTGCTGGGCATGATCGAAGCGATGCGCGACGCCGGCGTGCACCAGGTCGCTATTCAGCCCATACGGCCGTCGCGTGAAGTGGTGGATCAGATCTCGAAGGAGATCATGCCGGTCTTCAAGTAA
- a CDS encoding dienelactone hydrolase family protein, translating into MKLLPCVEVEPRGAANATVIWMHGLGADGHDFEPVVPHLDLAPGLEVRFIFPHAPSIPVTLNNGFVMPAWYDILSLELERRVDDRQLRASSAAVGALIARENERGIPSERVVIAGFSQGGAVGFELALTWPERLAGLIALSTYFATRDSIVPHAANAALPVMIGHGSHDSMVDERFGQQSAARLRELGHAVEYHSYPIEHSVSMEEIKDIGRFVSACLTARATP; encoded by the coding sequence ATGAAACTACTGCCCTGCGTCGAGGTGGAGCCGCGCGGCGCGGCCAATGCCACGGTGATCTGGATGCATGGACTCGGCGCCGACGGCCACGATTTCGAACCGGTGGTGCCGCATCTCGACCTCGCGCCGGGACTCGAGGTGCGTTTCATTTTTCCGCACGCACCGTCCATCCCGGTCACGCTCAACAACGGCTTCGTGATGCCGGCCTGGTACGACATCCTGAGCCTGGAACTGGAACGGCGCGTGGACGACAGGCAGCTGCGCGCCTCCAGCGCCGCGGTCGGCGCGCTCATCGCCCGCGAGAACGAGCGTGGCATCCCCAGTGAACGGGTGGTGATCGCCGGCTTCTCACAAGGCGGCGCCGTCGGTTTCGAACTGGCCTTGACCTGGCCCGAGCGCCTGGCCGGCCTCATCGCCCTGTCGACCTACTTCGCGACCCGCGACAGCATCGTGCCGCATGCCGCCAACGCCGCCCTGCCGGTCATGATTGGCCATGGTAGCCACGATTCGATGGTCGACGAGCGCTTCGGGCAGCAGAGCGCGGCGCGCCTGCGCGAGCTCGGCCACGCCGTCGAGTACCACAGCTACCCCATAGAGCACAGCGTGAGCATGGAGGAGATCAAGGATATCGGGCGCTTCGTCAGCGCCTGCCTGACGGCGCGTGCTACCCCTTAG
- a CDS encoding OsmC family protein: protein MSESLAATIASVQDKLRITPDSARVSFQSSSRLTHGFRSEVSIRQHGLVIDEPTALGGTDSGPNPIETLLAALGACQEITYRAYATALGIALDSVSVRLSGDIDLRGFFGVDDKVRAGFQNIRGEVHITSNASAAELARLKAAVDSHCPVLDMLSQPVPVTLELVRD from the coding sequence ATGAGCGAATCCCTCGCCGCCACCATCGCGTCCGTACAGGACAAGTTGCGCATCACACCCGACAGCGCGCGCGTCAGCTTCCAGTCGAGCTCGCGCCTGACCCATGGCTTTCGTTCCGAGGTCAGCATCCGTCAGCACGGCCTCGTCATCGACGAACCCACGGCCCTCGGTGGCACCGACAGCGGCCCCAACCCCATCGAGACCTTGCTGGCCGCGCTCGGCGCCTGCCAGGAGATCACCTACCGTGCCTACGCCACCGCACTCGGCATTGCCCTCGATTCGGTCTCCGTGCGGCTCAGCGGCGACATCGACCTGCGCGGCTTTTTCGGTGTCGACGACAAGGTGCGCGCCGGCTTCCAGAACATCCGCGGTGAGGTACACATCACGTCCAACGCCAGCGCCGCCGAGCTCGCGCGCCTGAAGGCCGCGGTCGACAGCCACTGCCCGGTGCTGGACATGCTCTCGCAGCCGGTGCCGGTCACGCTCGAACTGGTCCGCGACTGA
- a CDS encoding SDR family NAD(P)-dependent oxidoreductase, with product MREQGQVGIITGAASGIGRALALELARRGATLVVSDIDGAGAAEVATAINAMRPDSARAVTLDVTDADAVAALVGDTVAAHGRLDLMFNNAGISITGDARDLSIAQWRRVIDINLMGVVYGSDAAYKAMARQGCGHIVNIASLAGLVPFPTNAPYGATKHAVVGLSLALRAEGEDLGVRVSAVCPGFVDSNIFNATEVVNASREKLIAGIPFRKVSVEEAATRILDGVARNRAMIVFPAYAQLLWWGYRLVPDLLAPLGRKLIRDLRKIRGAA from the coding sequence ATGCGGGAGCAGGGGCAGGTAGGCATCATCACGGGCGCGGCGTCCGGCATCGGTCGCGCGCTGGCGCTGGAACTCGCGCGCCGCGGCGCGACGCTGGTGGTGAGCGATATCGATGGCGCGGGCGCGGCCGAGGTGGCGACCGCCATCAACGCCATGCGGCCCGACAGCGCCCGCGCCGTGACCCTCGACGTCACCGATGCCGATGCGGTGGCGGCGCTGGTGGGCGACACGGTGGCCGCGCACGGGCGGCTCGACCTCATGTTCAACAACGCCGGCATTTCCATCACCGGCGACGCACGCGATCTGTCCATCGCGCAGTGGCGGCGCGTCATCGACATCAATCTCATGGGCGTCGTGTATGGCAGCGATGCCGCCTACAAGGCCATGGCCCGGCAGGGCTGCGGGCATATCGTCAACATCGCGTCGCTGGCGGGCCTGGTGCCGTTTCCGACCAACGCGCCCTACGGTGCCACCAAGCACGCGGTGGTGGGTCTGTCGCTGGCCTTGCGCGCCGAAGGCGAGGATCTCGGCGTGCGCGTGTCCGCGGTTTGCCCGGGCTTCGTCGATTCGAACATCTTCAACGCCACCGAAGTGGTGAATGCCTCGCGCGAGAAGCTCATCGCCGGCATACCGTTCAGGAAAGTGTCGGTGGAGGAAGCGGCGACCCGCATCCTCGACGGCGTGGCCCGCAACCGCGCCATGATCGTGTTTCCTGCCTACGCGCAGCTGCTGTGGTGGGGCTATCGGCTGGTGCCGGACCTGCTGGCGCCGCTCGGGCGCAAGTTGATTCGCGATCTGCGCAAGATTCGGGGCGCTGCGTGA
- a CDS encoding MaoC family dehydratase N-terminal domain-containing protein, giving the protein MIDHKFIGYRQAPFEAEVEKGRLRLFAKAIGETDPVYSDEAAARAAGHPTLPVPPTFLFCLEMERADPYDWFTELGIPLGQVLHGEQSFTYHRSAYAGETLTFSAELIDIYEKKSGALQFLVQRNFVTDQQGLPVAEFDRTIVIRWA; this is encoded by the coding sequence ATGATCGATCACAAATTCATCGGCTATCGCCAGGCGCCCTTCGAGGCCGAAGTGGAAAAAGGCCGGCTGCGCCTGTTCGCCAAGGCCATCGGCGAGACTGATCCCGTTTACAGCGACGAAGCCGCGGCGCGCGCCGCCGGCCATCCGACGCTGCCGGTGCCGCCGACCTTCTTGTTCTGCCTGGAGATGGAACGCGCCGATCCCTACGACTGGTTTACCGAGCTCGGCATTCCCTTGGGCCAGGTGCTGCATGGCGAGCAGTCCTTCACCTACCACCGCAGCGCCTACGCGGGCGAAACCCTGACGTTCAGCGCCGAACTCATCGACATCTACGAGAAGAAGAGCGGCGCGCTGCAGTTTCTCGTGCAACGCAATTTCGTCACCGACCAGCAAGGGCTGCCGGTTGCCGAATTCGATCGCACCATCGTCATCCGCTGGGCCTGA
- a CDS encoding MaoC family dehydratase, which translates to MNTLNLPNFDAVAVGDELPPLAMPPVTRHTLAIYCGASGDHNPVHVDSDFAKASGLDDVIAHGMLVMAYSGRVLTRWLPQSAIRQFNTRFMAMTRIGDAITARAKVVEKREHNGERCVLVEISTANQHGEVKTTGSALLALA; encoded by the coding sequence ATGAATACCCTGAACTTACCCAATTTCGATGCCGTGGCGGTGGGTGATGAGCTGCCGCCGCTCGCCATGCCGCCGGTCACCCGCCACACGCTCGCCATCTACTGCGGCGCTTCGGGCGATCACAACCCGGTGCACGTCGACAGCGATTTCGCCAAGGCCTCGGGCCTCGACGACGTCATCGCCCACGGCATGCTGGTGATGGCCTACAGCGGCCGCGTGCTGACGCGCTGGTTGCCGCAGTCGGCCATCCGCCAGTTCAACACGCGCTTCATGGCCATGACCCGCATCGGCGACGCCATCACCGCGCGTGCCAAGGTAGTCGAGAAACGCGAGCACAATGGCGAACGCTGCGTGCTGGTCGAGATCTCGACCGCCAACCAGCACGGCGAAGTGAAGACCACCGGCAGCGCGCTGCTCGCGCTGGCGTGA
- a CDS encoding VOC family protein, producing the protein MVEINGIAHVILSVSNWPACRDFYERLLSFLGLTRTFDGEEMMYFVGGRTAIGISKCDPAYEHERFIQTRPGLHHVCLRVRDEQAVRDVHAFLLSINATIVHGPEEGTWAPGYFSVLFEDPIGTRIEVNHVPGQGLLAPGAAFNPSGDYR; encoded by the coding sequence ATGGTTGAAATCAACGGCATCGCCCACGTCATCCTGTCGGTCAGCAACTGGCCGGCGTGTCGCGACTTCTATGAAAGGCTGCTGAGCTTTCTCGGCCTGACGCGCACCTTCGATGGCGAGGAGATGATGTATTTCGTCGGCGGTCGCACCGCCATCGGCATCAGCAAGTGCGACCCGGCCTACGAACACGAGCGTTTCATCCAGACCCGTCCCGGCCTGCATCACGTGTGCTTACGCGTGCGCGACGAGCAGGCGGTGCGCGATGTGCATGCTTTCCTGTTGTCCATCAATGCCACCATCGTGCACGGGCCGGAAGAAGGCACCTGGGCGCCGGGATATTTTTCGGTGCTGTTCGAAGACCCGATAGGCACGCGCATCGAAGTGAACCACGTACCGGGGCAGGGCCTGTTGGCGCCGGGCGCGGCGTTCAATCCGAGTGGCGACTACCGCTAG
- a CDS encoding alkaline phosphatase family protein codes for MLEHDLSVMKPDYDGGSLVNLMRSLGERLGVPANGYAPLTLLPADRLRHAQRVVLLVIDGLGDALLEQLGPHSALRSLKVGTMTSVYPPTTATAVTTLMSGLAPQQHGLTGWFMHFRKLGTVTAVLPFMPRYSRTPVSGAGVPLDAVVDVPSFCAGVDGESVALLPAIIADSDFSRAAGRGAARIGYRDMADFAARLDALCAGEGDARYVYAYWSDFDHMAHVHGPSSPQVAAHFQALDRALAGIADTCAKHGTALVATADHGFLDSGPAERVDLADHPRLADFLTLPLCGEPRSTYCYVRHHDAARFEDYVGNELAPYTTLVSSAQLVADGWFGHGTPHPELMARIGDYTLQMRERYTMRDLVTGERDMDLFGMHGGVTAAEQKVPLLLAGT; via the coding sequence ATGCTCGAACACGATCTCAGCGTGATGAAACCCGATTACGACGGCGGCTCGCTGGTCAACCTCATGCGCAGCCTCGGCGAGCGGCTCGGCGTGCCGGCCAACGGCTATGCGCCGCTGACGCTGCTGCCGGCTGACCGTCTGCGCCATGCCCAGCGCGTGGTGCTGCTGGTCATCGATGGTCTCGGCGATGCGCTGCTCGAGCAGCTCGGGCCCCACAGCGCGCTGCGCAGCTTGAAAGTCGGCACCATGACCTCGGTCTACCCGCCCACCACCGCCACTGCCGTCACCACATTGATGAGCGGTCTCGCGCCCCAGCAGCACGGGCTGACCGGCTGGTTCATGCATTTCCGCAAGCTCGGCACGGTGACCGCGGTATTGCCCTTCATGCCGCGCTACAGCCGCACGCCGGTGTCGGGCGCCGGCGTACCGCTGGATGCGGTGGTGGACGTGCCGAGCTTCTGTGCCGGCGTCGACGGTGAGAGCGTGGCGCTGCTGCCGGCCATCATCGCGGATTCCGATTTCAGTCGCGCGGCGGGGCGCGGCGCGGCGCGTATCGGCTACCGGGACATGGCGGACTTCGCCGCGCGGCTCGACGCGCTGTGCGCCGGTGAGGGCGATGCGCGCTACGTGTATGCCTACTGGTCGGACTTCGATCACATGGCCCATGTGCACGGGCCGTCGAGCCCGCAGGTGGCGGCGCATTTCCAGGCGCTGGATCGTGCCCTTGCCGGCATCGCCGATACTTGTGCGAAACACGGCACAGCGCTGGTGGCGACCGCCGATCACGGCTTTCTCGACAGCGGACCGGCCGAGCGCGTCGATCTGGCCGACCATCCGCGTCTCGCTGATTTTCTCACCCTACCGCTATGCGGCGAACCGCGCTCGACCTACTGCTACGTGCGCCATCACGACGCCGCGCGCTTCGAGGACTACGTCGGCAACGAACTCGCGCCCTACACCACCCTCGTCAGCAGCGCACAGCTGGTGGCCGACGGCTGGTTCGGCCACGGCACACCGCACCCCGAACTCATGGCGCGTATTGGTGATTACACCCTGCAGATGCGTGAGCGCTACACCATGCGCGACCTCGTCACCGGCGAGCGCGACATGGACTTGTTCGGCATGCACGGCGGCGTGACGGCGGCGGAGCAGAAGGTGCCCTTGCTGTTGGCGGGTACCTAG
- a CDS encoding YdiU family protein codes for MNAEPDGMNLAALRFDNRFVAELPADPVEDNYRRAVEGACWSKVAPTPVAAPRLVAFSPEVARLLNLTDADCRSPAFTEVFAGNRLLHGMVPYATVYGGHQFGNWAGQLGDGRAINLGEVVNNAGQRLALQLKGAGPTPYSRGADGLAVLRSSLREFLCSEAMHHLGVPTTRALSLVLTGEQVVRDMFYDGHPRPEPGAVVCRVAPSFTRFGHFQIHAARQDLATLEKLVAYTLTTDFPELGFDAAAPLAARKDVYLRWFGEVCLRTARLMADWMRVGFVHGVMNTDNMSILGITIDYGPYGWLENFDPDWTPNTTDAQQRRYRYGQQPQIALWNLVQLANAIYPLIGEAPPLEAALDGYGEAYQRAMHTAMAAKLGLRSLDGPHDDALLGELLGLLASIETDMTVFFRALAGFAPGDANGEVDIEAFLRLVGDAYYVPQQIDAPYRERLAAWLRHYATRLRSDDRPHEQRRAAMNAVNPRYVLRNYLAQLAIDAAEAGDNSKVDELLDTLRHPYSDQAGRDHLAAKRPDWARQRAGCSMLSCSS; via the coding sequence ATGAATGCCGAACCCGATGGGATGAACCTCGCCGCGCTGCGTTTCGACAACCGCTTCGTCGCCGAACTGCCGGCCGACCCGGTCGAGGACAACTACCGGCGCGCGGTCGAAGGGGCGTGCTGGTCGAAGGTGGCGCCGACGCCGGTCGCGGCGCCGCGCCTCGTCGCCTTCTCGCCGGAAGTCGCGCGCCTGCTGAATCTGACCGACGCCGACTGCCGGTCGCCGGCCTTCACCGAGGTCTTCGCCGGCAACCGCCTGCTGCACGGCATGGTGCCCTACGCCACCGTCTACGGCGGTCACCAGTTCGGCAACTGGGCCGGGCAGCTGGGCGACGGGCGCGCCATCAATCTCGGCGAAGTCGTGAACAACGCCGGCCAGCGCCTTGCCCTGCAGTTGAAAGGCGCCGGCCCCACGCCCTATTCGCGCGGCGCCGACGGCCTCGCGGTGCTGCGCTCGTCCCTGCGCGAATTCCTGTGCAGTGAAGCGATGCATCATCTCGGCGTGCCGACCACCCGCGCCCTGTCGTTGGTCTTGACCGGCGAACAGGTGGTGCGCGACATGTTCTACGACGGCCACCCACGCCCCGAGCCCGGCGCGGTGGTGTGTCGCGTGGCGCCGTCCTTCACGCGCTTCGGGCATTTTCAGATCCACGCCGCGCGCCAGGATCTCGCGACGCTGGAGAAACTCGTCGCTTACACGCTCACCACCGACTTTCCGGAACTCGGCTTCGATGCCGCCGCGCCGCTCGCCGCGCGCAAGGATGTCTACCTGCGCTGGTTCGGCGAGGTATGCCTGCGCACCGCGCGGCTCATGGCCGACTGGATGCGCGTCGGCTTCGTGCACGGCGTGATGAACACCGACAACATGTCGATCCTGGGGATCACCATCGATTACGGTCCCTACGGCTGGCTGGAAAATTTCGATCCGGACTGGACGCCGAACACCACCGACGCCCAGCAGCGCCGTTATCGCTACGGACAACAGCCGCAGATTGCACTGTGGAACCTGGTGCAACTCGCGAACGCGATTTATCCATTGATAGGAGAAGCGCCGCCGCTCGAGGCGGCGCTCGATGGCTACGGCGAGGCCTACCAGCGCGCCATGCATACCGCGATGGCGGCGAAACTCGGCCTGCGCTCACTCGACGGCCCGCACGACGATGCCCTGCTCGGCGAACTCCTGGGCCTGCTCGCCAGTATCGAAACCGACATGACCGTGTTCTTCCGCGCCTTGGCGGGCTTTGCGCCCGGCGACGCGAACGGTGAGGTCGACATCGAGGCCTTCCTGCGCCTGGTCGGCGACGCGTATTACGTGCCGCAGCAGATCGATGCCCCTTACCGCGAACGCCTGGCCGCCTGGCTGCGACACTACGCCACGCGCCTGCGCTCCGACGACAGGCCTCACGAACAACGCCGTGCGGCGATGAACGCGGTCAATCCCCGCTACGTCCTGCGCAACTACCTGGCGCAGCTCGCCATCGACGCCGCCGAGGCCGGCGACAACAGCAAGGTCGATGAATTGCTGGACACGCTGCGCCATCCCTATAGCGACCAGGCGGGCCGCGATCACCTGGCCGCCAAGCGTCCCGACTGGGCGCGCCAGCGCGCCGGTTGCTCGATGTTGTCCTGCAGTTCCTGA